Proteins from a single region of Malaclemys terrapin pileata isolate rMalTer1 chromosome 23, rMalTer1.hap1, whole genome shotgun sequence:
- the LOC128828514 gene encoding RING finger protein 11-like has protein sequence MGNCLSSQAADDLSLLNDSGDGASLGPGDPPPPPAPPPYQEHEPIPVYHPTPSQTRLATQLTEEEQIRIAQRIGLIQHLPKGIFDPGTEPSEKKVKECVICMLDFVYGDPIRFLPCLHIYHVDCIDDWLMRSFTCPSCMEPVDAALLASYETN, from the exons ATGGGGAACTGCCTCTCCTCGCAGGCGGCCGATGACCTCTCGCTGCTCAACGACTCGGGGGACGGGGCCAGCCTGGGGCCCGGGGACCCGCCGCCCCCCCCGGCGCCGCCCCCCTACCAG GAACACGAGCCAATCCCAGTGTATCACCCCACGCCGAGCCAGACCCGACTTGCCACGCAGCTAACGGAGGAAGAACAGATCCGAATCGCCCAGCGGATCGGGCTGATACAGCACCTGCCCAAAGGGATATTCGATCCGGGCACAGAACCATCggaaaaaaaagtgaaaga GTGCGTCATCTGCATGCTGGATTTCGTGTACGGAGACCCCATCCGGTTCCTGCCCTGCCTGCATATCTACCACGTGGACTGCATCGACGACTGGCTGATGCGCTCCTTCACCTGTCCCTCCTGCATGGAGCCGGTGGACGCTGCTCTGCTGGCCTCCTACGAGACGAATTGA
- the TNPO2 gene encoding transportin-2 isoform X1: MGTIPSWTSQDSLPPSLQEVLIGAGWKYSFSGNARAPRPKPAPAKGWQGEENTPGTQEFWGGSCWLLVPSHAPIQDWECCWLGQLQLCTMDWQPDEQGLQQVLQLLKDSQSPNTATQRVVQDKLKQLNQFPDFNNYLIFVLTRLKSEDEPTRSLSGLILKNNVKAHYQSFPQPVAEFIKQECLNNIGDASSLIRATIGILITTIASKGELQMWPELLPQLCNLLNSEDYNTCEGAFGALQKICEDSSELLDSDALNRPLNIMIPKFLQFFKHCSPKIRSHAIACVNQFIMDRAQALMDNIDTFIEHLFALAVDEDPEVRKNVCRALVMLLEVRIDRLIPHMHSIIQYMLQRTQDNDENVALEACEFWLTLAEQPICKEVLSSHLVQLIPILVNGMKYSEIDIILLKGDVEEDEAIPDSEQDIKPRFHKSRTVTLQHEEDRTQDDEDGEDEDDDDDTLSDWNLRKCSAAALDVLANVFRDELLPHLLPLLKGLLFHPEWVIKESGILVLGAIAEGCMQGMVPYLPELIPHLIQCLSDKKALVRSIACWTLSRYAHWVVSQPPDMHLKPLMTELLKRILDSNKRVQEAACSAFATLEEEACTELVPYLSFILDTLVFAFGKYQHKNLLILYDAIGTLADSVGHHLNQPEYIQKLMPPLIQKWNELKDEDKDLFPLLECLSSVATALQSGFLPYCEPVYQRCVTLVQKTLAQAMMYNQQPDQYEAPDKDFMIVALDLLSGLAEGLGCHVEQLVARSNIMTLLFQCMQDTMPEVRQSSFALLGDLTKACFMHVKPCIAEFMPILGTNLNPEFISVCNNATWAIGEICMQMGAEMQPYVQMVLNNLVEIINRPNTPKTLLENTAITIGRLGYVCPQEVAPMLQQFIRPWCTSLRNIRDNEEKDSAFRGICMMIGVNPGGVVQDFIFFCDAVASWVSPKDDLRDMFYKILHGFKDQVGEENWQQFSEQFPPLLKERLAAFYGV, from the exons ATGGGGACAATCCCAAGCTGGACAAGCCAGGATTCTCTGCCTCCCAGTTTGCAGGAGGTGCTGATAGGAGCTGGTTGGAAATACAGCTTCTCTGGGAATGCCAGAGCCCCACGGCCAAAGCCAGCGCCCGCCAAAGGCTGGCAAGGGGAAGAGAATACGCCTGGAACCCAGGAATTCTGGGGAGGGTCCTGCTGGCTCCTGGTGCCCAGCCATGCACCCATACAGGACTGGGAATGCTGCTGGCTAGGTCAG TTACAGCTCTGCACCATGGATTGGCAGCCAGATGAACAGGGACTACAGCAAGTGCTGCAGTTACTCAAAGATTCCCAGTCTCCTAACACGGCCACGCAGCGTGTTGTCCAAGAT AAACTGAAGCAACTGAACCAATTCCCCGACTTCAATAACTACCTGATATTTGTCTTGACACGGCTGAAATCGGAAG ACGAACCGACTCGCTCGCTCAGCGGGCTGATCCTGAAGAACAACGTGAAGGCGCACTACCAGAGCTTCCCCCAGCCCGTGGCGGAGTTCATCAAACAGGAATGTCTGAACAACATTGGCGACGCTTCCTCTCTTATCCGCGCCACTATCG GGATTCTCATTACCACCATAGCTTCCAAGGGGGAGCTTCAGATGTGGCCGGAGCTCCTGCCGCAGCTATGCAACTTGCTGAACTCCGAAGACTACAACACGTGTGAG GGGGCCTTCGGTGCCTTGCAGAAGATCTGTGAGGATTCTTCCGAACTCCTGGACAGCGATGCTCTGAATCGACCCCTGAACATCATGATTCCCAAGTTCCTTCAGTTCTTCAAGCACTGCAGCCCCAAGATCAG GTCCCATGCCATCGCCTGTGTGAATCAGTTCATCATGGACCGAGCTCAGGCGCTGATGGATAACATCGACACCTTCATCGAG CACTTGTTCGCTCTGGCGGTGGACGAAGACCCCGAGGTTCGGAAGAACGTCTGCCGAGCGCTGGTGATGCTGCTAGAGGTCCGGATCGATCGTCTGATCCCTCACATGCACAGTATCATTCAG TACATGCTGCAGAGGACCCAGGACAACGACGAGAACGTGGCCTTGGAAGCCTGCGAGTTCTGGCTGACGCTAGCCGAGCAGCCCATCTGCAAAGAGGTGCTGTCCTCTCATCTAGTGCA ATTGATTCCGATCTTGGTGAATGGAATGAAATACTCTGAAATCGATATCATATTGCTAAAG GGGGATGTGGAAGAGGACGAGGCCATCCCAGACAGCGAGCAGGACATCAAGCCCCGTTTCCACAAGTCGCGCACCGTCACGCTGCAGCACGAGGAGGACCGGACGCAGGATGACGAGGACGGGGAGGATGAGGACGACGACGACGACACGCTGTCGGACTGGAACCTGA GGAAGTGTTCGGCCGCGGCCCTGGACGTCCTGGCCAACGTGTTCCGCGATGAGCTCCTCCCGCACCTCCTCCCGCTGCTCAAGGGGCTTCTCTTCCACCCCGAGTGGGTCATCAAAGAGTCTGGCATTCTAGTCCTGGGGGCCATTGCTGAAG GCTGCATGCAGGGCATGGTGCCCTACCTCCCCGAGCTCATCCCACACCTGATCCAGTGTCTCTCGGACAAGAAGGCCCTGGTGCGGTCCATCGCCTGCTGGACCCTCAGCCGCTACGCCCACTGGGTGGTGAGCCAGCCCCCCGACATGCACCTCAAGCCGCTGATGACGGAGCTGCTCAAACGCATCCTCGACAGCAACAAgagggtgcaggaggcagcctgCAG cgCCTTTGCAACCCTGGAGGAGGAGGCTTGCACGGAGCTGGTCCCTTACCTCAGCTTCATCCTGGACACCCTGGTGTTCGCCTTTGGGAAATACCAGCACAAGAACTTGCTGATCCTGTACGATGCAATTGGCACCCTCGCCGATTCCGTGGGGCATCACCTCAACCAACCG GAGTATATCCAGAAGCTGATGCCCCCTCTGATCCAGAAATGGAATGAACTGAAGGATGAGGACAAGGATCTCTTCCCTCTGTTAGAA TGCTTGTCGTCTGTAGCAACCGCTCTCCAGAGTGGCTTCCTTCCGTACTGTGAACCCGTCTACCAGCGCTGCGTGACGCTGGTGCAAAAAACGCTGGCGCAGGCTATG ATGTACAATCAGCAACCGGACCAGTATGAGGCCCCCGACAAAGATTTCATGATCGTGGCGCTGGATCTGCTGAGCGGCTTGGCGGAGGGCTTAGGGTGCCACGTGGAGCAGCTGGTGGCCAGAAGCAACATTATGACGTTGCTCTTCCAGTGCATGCAG GACACCATGCCGGAGGTTCGGCAGAGCTCCTTCGCCCTCTTGGGAGACCTCACCAAAGCCTGCTTCATGCACGTCAAGCCCTGTATCG CTGAGTTCATGCCCATCCTGGGAACCAACCTGAACCCGGAGTTTATCTCGGTGTGCAATAACGCTACCTGGGCCATTGGGGAGATCTGCATGCAGATGG gggCGGAAATGCAGCCGTACGTCCAGATGGTCCTGAACAACCTAGTGGAGATTATCAACCGGCCAAACACCCCTAAAACGCTGCTGGAGAACACAG CCATCACCATCGGACGCCTGGGTTACGTTTGCCCTCAAGAGGTCGCGCCGATGCTACAACAGTTTATCAGACCCTG GTGTACGTCTCTGCGGAACATCCGTGATAACGAGGAGAAGGACTCTGCCTTCCGCGGCATCTGCATGATGATCGGGGTGAACCCCGGCGGAGTCGTGCAG GACTTTATTTTCTTCTGCGATGCTGTTGCTTCGTGGGTGAGCCCGAAGGACGACCTGAGGGACATGTTTTATAAG ATTCTTCATGGCTTCAAAGACCAAGTTGGCGAGGAGAACTGGCAGCAGTTCTCGGAGCAGTTCCCACCTCTGCTGAAGGAGAGGCTAGCTGCGTTCTACGGGGTCTAG
- the TNPO2 gene encoding transportin-2 isoform X2, whose product MGPTLLSHQPKMAPCKLQLCTMDWQPDEQGLQQVLQLLKDSQSPNTATQRVVQDKLKQLNQFPDFNNYLIFVLTRLKSEDEPTRSLSGLILKNNVKAHYQSFPQPVAEFIKQECLNNIGDASSLIRATIGILITTIASKGELQMWPELLPQLCNLLNSEDYNTCEGAFGALQKICEDSSELLDSDALNRPLNIMIPKFLQFFKHCSPKIRSHAIACVNQFIMDRAQALMDNIDTFIEHLFALAVDEDPEVRKNVCRALVMLLEVRIDRLIPHMHSIIQYMLQRTQDNDENVALEACEFWLTLAEQPICKEVLSSHLVQLIPILVNGMKYSEIDIILLKGDVEEDEAIPDSEQDIKPRFHKSRTVTLQHEEDRTQDDEDGEDEDDDDDTLSDWNLRKCSAAALDVLANVFRDELLPHLLPLLKGLLFHPEWVIKESGILVLGAIAEGCMQGMVPYLPELIPHLIQCLSDKKALVRSIACWTLSRYAHWVVSQPPDMHLKPLMTELLKRILDSNKRVQEAACSAFATLEEEACTELVPYLSFILDTLVFAFGKYQHKNLLILYDAIGTLADSVGHHLNQPEYIQKLMPPLIQKWNELKDEDKDLFPLLECLSSVATALQSGFLPYCEPVYQRCVTLVQKTLAQAMMYNQQPDQYEAPDKDFMIVALDLLSGLAEGLGCHVEQLVARSNIMTLLFQCMQDTMPEVRQSSFALLGDLTKACFMHVKPCIAEFMPILGTNLNPEFISVCNNATWAIGEICMQMGAEMQPYVQMVLNNLVEIINRPNTPKTLLENTAITIGRLGYVCPQEVAPMLQQFIRPWCTSLRNIRDNEEKDSAFRGICMMIGVNPGGVVQDFIFFCDAVASWVSPKDDLRDMFYKILHGFKDQVGEENWQQFSEQFPPLLKERLAAFYGV is encoded by the exons ATGGGACCCACTCTTCTTTCCCATCAGCCCAAAATGGCACCATGCAAG TTACAGCTCTGCACCATGGATTGGCAGCCAGATGAACAGGGACTACAGCAAGTGCTGCAGTTACTCAAAGATTCCCAGTCTCCTAACACGGCCACGCAGCGTGTTGTCCAAGAT AAACTGAAGCAACTGAACCAATTCCCCGACTTCAATAACTACCTGATATTTGTCTTGACACGGCTGAAATCGGAAG ACGAACCGACTCGCTCGCTCAGCGGGCTGATCCTGAAGAACAACGTGAAGGCGCACTACCAGAGCTTCCCCCAGCCCGTGGCGGAGTTCATCAAACAGGAATGTCTGAACAACATTGGCGACGCTTCCTCTCTTATCCGCGCCACTATCG GGATTCTCATTACCACCATAGCTTCCAAGGGGGAGCTTCAGATGTGGCCGGAGCTCCTGCCGCAGCTATGCAACTTGCTGAACTCCGAAGACTACAACACGTGTGAG GGGGCCTTCGGTGCCTTGCAGAAGATCTGTGAGGATTCTTCCGAACTCCTGGACAGCGATGCTCTGAATCGACCCCTGAACATCATGATTCCCAAGTTCCTTCAGTTCTTCAAGCACTGCAGCCCCAAGATCAG GTCCCATGCCATCGCCTGTGTGAATCAGTTCATCATGGACCGAGCTCAGGCGCTGATGGATAACATCGACACCTTCATCGAG CACTTGTTCGCTCTGGCGGTGGACGAAGACCCCGAGGTTCGGAAGAACGTCTGCCGAGCGCTGGTGATGCTGCTAGAGGTCCGGATCGATCGTCTGATCCCTCACATGCACAGTATCATTCAG TACATGCTGCAGAGGACCCAGGACAACGACGAGAACGTGGCCTTGGAAGCCTGCGAGTTCTGGCTGACGCTAGCCGAGCAGCCCATCTGCAAAGAGGTGCTGTCCTCTCATCTAGTGCA ATTGATTCCGATCTTGGTGAATGGAATGAAATACTCTGAAATCGATATCATATTGCTAAAG GGGGATGTGGAAGAGGACGAGGCCATCCCAGACAGCGAGCAGGACATCAAGCCCCGTTTCCACAAGTCGCGCACCGTCACGCTGCAGCACGAGGAGGACCGGACGCAGGATGACGAGGACGGGGAGGATGAGGACGACGACGACGACACGCTGTCGGACTGGAACCTGA GGAAGTGTTCGGCCGCGGCCCTGGACGTCCTGGCCAACGTGTTCCGCGATGAGCTCCTCCCGCACCTCCTCCCGCTGCTCAAGGGGCTTCTCTTCCACCCCGAGTGGGTCATCAAAGAGTCTGGCATTCTAGTCCTGGGGGCCATTGCTGAAG GCTGCATGCAGGGCATGGTGCCCTACCTCCCCGAGCTCATCCCACACCTGATCCAGTGTCTCTCGGACAAGAAGGCCCTGGTGCGGTCCATCGCCTGCTGGACCCTCAGCCGCTACGCCCACTGGGTGGTGAGCCAGCCCCCCGACATGCACCTCAAGCCGCTGATGACGGAGCTGCTCAAACGCATCCTCGACAGCAACAAgagggtgcaggaggcagcctgCAG cgCCTTTGCAACCCTGGAGGAGGAGGCTTGCACGGAGCTGGTCCCTTACCTCAGCTTCATCCTGGACACCCTGGTGTTCGCCTTTGGGAAATACCAGCACAAGAACTTGCTGATCCTGTACGATGCAATTGGCACCCTCGCCGATTCCGTGGGGCATCACCTCAACCAACCG GAGTATATCCAGAAGCTGATGCCCCCTCTGATCCAGAAATGGAATGAACTGAAGGATGAGGACAAGGATCTCTTCCCTCTGTTAGAA TGCTTGTCGTCTGTAGCAACCGCTCTCCAGAGTGGCTTCCTTCCGTACTGTGAACCCGTCTACCAGCGCTGCGTGACGCTGGTGCAAAAAACGCTGGCGCAGGCTATG ATGTACAATCAGCAACCGGACCAGTATGAGGCCCCCGACAAAGATTTCATGATCGTGGCGCTGGATCTGCTGAGCGGCTTGGCGGAGGGCTTAGGGTGCCACGTGGAGCAGCTGGTGGCCAGAAGCAACATTATGACGTTGCTCTTCCAGTGCATGCAG GACACCATGCCGGAGGTTCGGCAGAGCTCCTTCGCCCTCTTGGGAGACCTCACCAAAGCCTGCTTCATGCACGTCAAGCCCTGTATCG CTGAGTTCATGCCCATCCTGGGAACCAACCTGAACCCGGAGTTTATCTCGGTGTGCAATAACGCTACCTGGGCCATTGGGGAGATCTGCATGCAGATGG gggCGGAAATGCAGCCGTACGTCCAGATGGTCCTGAACAACCTAGTGGAGATTATCAACCGGCCAAACACCCCTAAAACGCTGCTGGAGAACACAG CCATCACCATCGGACGCCTGGGTTACGTTTGCCCTCAAGAGGTCGCGCCGATGCTACAACAGTTTATCAGACCCTG GTGTACGTCTCTGCGGAACATCCGTGATAACGAGGAGAAGGACTCTGCCTTCCGCGGCATCTGCATGATGATCGGGGTGAACCCCGGCGGAGTCGTGCAG GACTTTATTTTCTTCTGCGATGCTGTTGCTTCGTGGGTGAGCCCGAAGGACGACCTGAGGGACATGTTTTATAAG ATTCTTCATGGCTTCAAAGACCAAGTTGGCGAGGAGAACTGGCAGCAGTTCTCGGAGCAGTTCCCACCTCTGCTGAAGGAGAGGCTAGCTGCGTTCTACGGGGTCTAG
- the TNPO2 gene encoding transportin-2 isoform X3 has protein sequence MDWQPDEQGLQQVLQLLKDSQSPNTATQRVVQDKLKQLNQFPDFNNYLIFVLTRLKSEDEPTRSLSGLILKNNVKAHYQSFPQPVAEFIKQECLNNIGDASSLIRATIGILITTIASKGELQMWPELLPQLCNLLNSEDYNTCEGAFGALQKICEDSSELLDSDALNRPLNIMIPKFLQFFKHCSPKIRSHAIACVNQFIMDRAQALMDNIDTFIEHLFALAVDEDPEVRKNVCRALVMLLEVRIDRLIPHMHSIIQYMLQRTQDNDENVALEACEFWLTLAEQPICKEVLSSHLVQLIPILVNGMKYSEIDIILLKGDVEEDEAIPDSEQDIKPRFHKSRTVTLQHEEDRTQDDEDGEDEDDDDDTLSDWNLRKCSAAALDVLANVFRDELLPHLLPLLKGLLFHPEWVIKESGILVLGAIAEGCMQGMVPYLPELIPHLIQCLSDKKALVRSIACWTLSRYAHWVVSQPPDMHLKPLMTELLKRILDSNKRVQEAACSAFATLEEEACTELVPYLSFILDTLVFAFGKYQHKNLLILYDAIGTLADSVGHHLNQPEYIQKLMPPLIQKWNELKDEDKDLFPLLECLSSVATALQSGFLPYCEPVYQRCVTLVQKTLAQAMMYNQQPDQYEAPDKDFMIVALDLLSGLAEGLGCHVEQLVARSNIMTLLFQCMQDTMPEVRQSSFALLGDLTKACFMHVKPCIAEFMPILGTNLNPEFISVCNNATWAIGEICMQMGAEMQPYVQMVLNNLVEIINRPNTPKTLLENTAITIGRLGYVCPQEVAPMLQQFIRPWCTSLRNIRDNEEKDSAFRGICMMIGVNPGGVVQDFIFFCDAVASWVSPKDDLRDMFYKILHGFKDQVGEENWQQFSEQFPPLLKERLAAFYGV, from the exons ATGGATTGGCAGCCAGATGAACAGGGACTACAGCAAGTGCTGCAGTTACTCAAAGATTCCCAGTCTCCTAACACGGCCACGCAGCGTGTTGTCCAAGAT AAACTGAAGCAACTGAACCAATTCCCCGACTTCAATAACTACCTGATATTTGTCTTGACACGGCTGAAATCGGAAG ACGAACCGACTCGCTCGCTCAGCGGGCTGATCCTGAAGAACAACGTGAAGGCGCACTACCAGAGCTTCCCCCAGCCCGTGGCGGAGTTCATCAAACAGGAATGTCTGAACAACATTGGCGACGCTTCCTCTCTTATCCGCGCCACTATCG GGATTCTCATTACCACCATAGCTTCCAAGGGGGAGCTTCAGATGTGGCCGGAGCTCCTGCCGCAGCTATGCAACTTGCTGAACTCCGAAGACTACAACACGTGTGAG GGGGCCTTCGGTGCCTTGCAGAAGATCTGTGAGGATTCTTCCGAACTCCTGGACAGCGATGCTCTGAATCGACCCCTGAACATCATGATTCCCAAGTTCCTTCAGTTCTTCAAGCACTGCAGCCCCAAGATCAG GTCCCATGCCATCGCCTGTGTGAATCAGTTCATCATGGACCGAGCTCAGGCGCTGATGGATAACATCGACACCTTCATCGAG CACTTGTTCGCTCTGGCGGTGGACGAAGACCCCGAGGTTCGGAAGAACGTCTGCCGAGCGCTGGTGATGCTGCTAGAGGTCCGGATCGATCGTCTGATCCCTCACATGCACAGTATCATTCAG TACATGCTGCAGAGGACCCAGGACAACGACGAGAACGTGGCCTTGGAAGCCTGCGAGTTCTGGCTGACGCTAGCCGAGCAGCCCATCTGCAAAGAGGTGCTGTCCTCTCATCTAGTGCA ATTGATTCCGATCTTGGTGAATGGAATGAAATACTCTGAAATCGATATCATATTGCTAAAG GGGGATGTGGAAGAGGACGAGGCCATCCCAGACAGCGAGCAGGACATCAAGCCCCGTTTCCACAAGTCGCGCACCGTCACGCTGCAGCACGAGGAGGACCGGACGCAGGATGACGAGGACGGGGAGGATGAGGACGACGACGACGACACGCTGTCGGACTGGAACCTGA GGAAGTGTTCGGCCGCGGCCCTGGACGTCCTGGCCAACGTGTTCCGCGATGAGCTCCTCCCGCACCTCCTCCCGCTGCTCAAGGGGCTTCTCTTCCACCCCGAGTGGGTCATCAAAGAGTCTGGCATTCTAGTCCTGGGGGCCATTGCTGAAG GCTGCATGCAGGGCATGGTGCCCTACCTCCCCGAGCTCATCCCACACCTGATCCAGTGTCTCTCGGACAAGAAGGCCCTGGTGCGGTCCATCGCCTGCTGGACCCTCAGCCGCTACGCCCACTGGGTGGTGAGCCAGCCCCCCGACATGCACCTCAAGCCGCTGATGACGGAGCTGCTCAAACGCATCCTCGACAGCAACAAgagggtgcaggaggcagcctgCAG cgCCTTTGCAACCCTGGAGGAGGAGGCTTGCACGGAGCTGGTCCCTTACCTCAGCTTCATCCTGGACACCCTGGTGTTCGCCTTTGGGAAATACCAGCACAAGAACTTGCTGATCCTGTACGATGCAATTGGCACCCTCGCCGATTCCGTGGGGCATCACCTCAACCAACCG GAGTATATCCAGAAGCTGATGCCCCCTCTGATCCAGAAATGGAATGAACTGAAGGATGAGGACAAGGATCTCTTCCCTCTGTTAGAA TGCTTGTCGTCTGTAGCAACCGCTCTCCAGAGTGGCTTCCTTCCGTACTGTGAACCCGTCTACCAGCGCTGCGTGACGCTGGTGCAAAAAACGCTGGCGCAGGCTATG ATGTACAATCAGCAACCGGACCAGTATGAGGCCCCCGACAAAGATTTCATGATCGTGGCGCTGGATCTGCTGAGCGGCTTGGCGGAGGGCTTAGGGTGCCACGTGGAGCAGCTGGTGGCCAGAAGCAACATTATGACGTTGCTCTTCCAGTGCATGCAG GACACCATGCCGGAGGTTCGGCAGAGCTCCTTCGCCCTCTTGGGAGACCTCACCAAAGCCTGCTTCATGCACGTCAAGCCCTGTATCG CTGAGTTCATGCCCATCCTGGGAACCAACCTGAACCCGGAGTTTATCTCGGTGTGCAATAACGCTACCTGGGCCATTGGGGAGATCTGCATGCAGATGG gggCGGAAATGCAGCCGTACGTCCAGATGGTCCTGAACAACCTAGTGGAGATTATCAACCGGCCAAACACCCCTAAAACGCTGCTGGAGAACACAG CCATCACCATCGGACGCCTGGGTTACGTTTGCCCTCAAGAGGTCGCGCCGATGCTACAACAGTTTATCAGACCCTG GTGTACGTCTCTGCGGAACATCCGTGATAACGAGGAGAAGGACTCTGCCTTCCGCGGCATCTGCATGATGATCGGGGTGAACCCCGGCGGAGTCGTGCAG GACTTTATTTTCTTCTGCGATGCTGTTGCTTCGTGGGTGAGCCCGAAGGACGACCTGAGGGACATGTTTTATAAG ATTCTTCATGGCTTCAAAGACCAAGTTGGCGAGGAGAACTGGCAGCAGTTCTCGGAGCAGTTCCCACCTCTGCTGAAGGAGAGGCTAGCTGCGTTCTACGGGGTCTAG